From the Phyllobacterium sp. T1293 genome, the window ACAGCCGACGATAATCAGGTGCTGAAAAGCCAGATTGCAAATCTCAAGCTTCTGCATGAAGCGCTTGGCGAGCGCATTGAAGAACTCGAAAAGGTGGTCTCAAGTCTTAAAGCGGCTTGAAACCTGGGTTATCAGACCATAGTTCTGTGGTGAACGCCGGAACAGATCGCGAACTCCCATCGCGTTTCCATGCGAACCATGTAAAGATTGCTGGTGATTCGCAGCCCCTGTAGCATTGGCCAAAATACGATATGGATGACAATAACGACCTCTTTTCAGCGATAGTCAAAACAGCACGGGAACGTCAGGCAGCGGTTGCACAGCCTAAGCCCGAACCGGTTGTGACCCCGACCGCCCCAGTGACGCCAGTCACGTCAGTGACGCCGGTGGTCCCGCCTGTGAAAATCGCACCTGCTCCAGCGGCGAAAGCGTCCCCGCGTTCAACACCCGCGAGCAGCGGCAGCTATAGTGCTGCGGATATTGAGGTTCTCGAAGGGCTTGAGCCGGTTCGCCGCCGCCCCGGCATGTATATTGGCGGAACGGATGAGCGGGCGCTGCATCACCTTTTCGCCGAAGTCATCGACAATGCCATGGACGAAGCGGTGGCTGGTCATGCCAATTTCATCGATATCGATCTTGAGGAGAATGGCTATCTCTCGGTGACAGACAATGGCCGCGGCATACCGATCGATCCGCATCCGAAGTTCAAAGACAAATCTGCTCTCGAAGTCATCATGACGACGCTTCATTCCGGCGGCAAATTTGACTCGAAGGTCTATGAGACTTCCGGTGGTCTGCACGGTGTCGGTGTTTCCGTGGTCAACGCCCTGTCGGATCATGTTGAAGTGGAAGTGGCGCTCAACCGGCGCCTTTACCGGCAACGTTTCTCCCGTGGCCATCCTCTTGGGCCACTGGAAGATATTGGCGAGGTCCACAATCGCCGTGGCACGCGCGTCACCTTTCATCCGGACCCTGATATTTTTGGTCAGGGCGCCAAGTTTGATCCTGCCCGGCTTTTCAAGATGGCGCGGTCAAAGGCCTATCTCTTCGGCGGCGTTGAAATCCGCTGGAACTGCGCACCGTCCCTGCTTGATCCGAAGGACCCGACGCCTGACAAGGCGGTTTTCCACTTCCCCGGCGGGTTGAAGGATTATCTCGGTGCGTCGCTCGGCAAGGATTTTCAGGTCACGCGCGAAATGTTCTCGGGCAAGACCGAAAAGGCCAGTGGCCACGGCGCGCTGGAATGGGCCGTTGCCTGGTATGGCGGTGATGGCTTTGTCAATTCCTATTGCAACACCATTCCGACCGGAGAAGGCGGCACGCACGAGGCGGGCTTGCGCATCGCCCTTACCCGTGGCCTGAAAGCCTATGCGGAACTGACGGGCAACAAGCGTGCCTCGATCATCACCACTGATGATGTAATGATTTCCTCGGCGGCGATGTTGTCCGTGTTCATCCGCGAGCCGGAATTTGTCGGCCAGACCAAGGACAAGCTGGCGACCGTTGAAGCGCAGCGCATTGTTGAAAACGCCATCCGCGATCCCTTCGATCACTGGCTTGCCGCCTCACCGCAGGAAGCATCAAAACTGCTTGAATGGGTGGTGGAACGCGCCGACGAGCGGGTAAAGCGCCGTCAGGAAAAGGAAGTCAACCGCAAGTCCGCCGTGCGCAAACTGCGTTTGCCGGGCAAGCTTGCCGATTGCAGCCAGACCGGCGCACTTGGCGCTGAACTTTTCATCGTCGAGGGTGACTCCGCCGGTGGTTCGGCCAAGCAGGCGCGCGATCGCGCCACACAGGCAGTTTTGCCTCTGCGCGG encodes:
- the parE gene encoding DNA topoisomerase IV subunit B: MDDNNDLFSAIVKTARERQAAVAQPKPEPVVTPTAPVTPVTSVTPVVPPVKIAPAPAAKASPRSTPASSGSYSAADIEVLEGLEPVRRRPGMYIGGTDERALHHLFAEVIDNAMDEAVAGHANFIDIDLEENGYLSVTDNGRGIPIDPHPKFKDKSALEVIMTTLHSGGKFDSKVYETSGGLHGVGVSVVNALSDHVEVEVALNRRLYRQRFSRGHPLGPLEDIGEVHNRRGTRVTFHPDPDIFGQGAKFDPARLFKMARSKAYLFGGVEIRWNCAPSLLDPKDPTPDKAVFHFPGGLKDYLGASLGKDFQVTREMFSGKTEKASGHGALEWAVAWYGGDGFVNSYCNTIPTGEGGTHEAGLRIALTRGLKAYAELTGNKRASIITTDDVMISSAAMLSVFIREPEFVGQTKDKLATVEAQRIVENAIRDPFDHWLAASPQEASKLLEWVVERADERVKRRQEKEVNRKSAVRKLRLPGKLADCSQTGALGAELFIVEGDSAGGSAKQARDRATQAVLPLRGKILNVVSAGREKMTANQQIGDLILALGCGTRSKYRDEDLRYDRVIIMTDADVDGAHIASLLITFFYQEMPDLIRNGHLFLGVPPLYRIAQGGKVAYARDDAHKDELMRTLFTGKGKIEIGRFKGLGEMRADQLKETTMDRKKRTLLRVQIDEEWIEETRVAVDDLMGTKPEARFRFIQDRAAFVEELDI